The following are encoded in a window of Streptomyces sp. SAT1 genomic DNA:
- the purM gene encoding phosphoribosylformylglycinamidine cyclo-ligase, translating into MSETTGASYAAAGVDIEAGDRAVELMKEWVRKTRRPEVLGGLGGFAGLFDASALKRYERPLLASATDGVGTKVDLARRLGVYDTIGHDLVAMVMDDIVVCGAEPLFMTDYICVGKVHPERVAAIVKGIAEGCVLAGCALVGGETAEHPGLLGEDDFDVAGAGTGVVEADRLLGPDRIREGDAVIALAASGLHSNGYSLVRHVLLDRAGLSLDAHIEDFGRTLGEELLEPTKIYSLDCLALTRTTEVHAFSHITGGGLAANLARVIPDTLHAVVDRSTWTPAPVFDLVGRSGDVERLELEKTLNMGVGMIAVVPQESADAALTTLADRGVDAWVAGEITARGEHTTGAALVGDHA; encoded by the coding sequence ATGTCTGAGACCACCGGGGCCAGCTACGCAGCGGCGGGCGTCGACATCGAAGCGGGCGACCGCGCCGTCGAGCTGATGAAGGAGTGGGTGAGGAAGACGCGGCGCCCCGAGGTCCTGGGCGGCCTCGGCGGCTTCGCCGGCCTCTTCGACGCCTCCGCCCTCAAGCGCTACGAGCGCCCCCTGCTCGCCTCCGCCACCGACGGCGTCGGCACCAAGGTCGACCTCGCCCGGCGCCTGGGCGTGTACGACACCATCGGCCACGACCTGGTCGCCATGGTCATGGACGACATCGTGGTCTGCGGCGCCGAACCGCTGTTCATGACCGACTACATCTGCGTCGGCAAGGTCCATCCCGAGCGGGTCGCCGCCATCGTCAAGGGCATCGCGGAGGGCTGTGTGCTGGCCGGCTGCGCCCTGGTGGGCGGCGAGACGGCCGAGCACCCCGGCCTGCTCGGCGAGGACGACTTCGACGTCGCCGGCGCCGGTACGGGCGTGGTGGAGGCCGACCGGCTGCTCGGCCCCGACCGCATCCGCGAGGGCGACGCGGTGATCGCCCTGGCGGCCTCCGGACTTCACTCCAACGGGTACTCGCTGGTGCGGCACGTGCTGCTCGATCGGGCGGGTCTGTCCCTGGACGCGCACATCGAGGACTTCGGCCGCACCCTCGGCGAGGAGCTGCTGGAGCCGACCAAGATCTACTCGCTGGACTGCCTGGCGCTGACCCGGACCACCGAGGTGCACGCCTTCAGCCACATCACCGGCGGCGGGCTGGCCGCCAACCTGGCCCGGGTGATCCCGGACACACTGCACGCCGTGGTCGACCGCTCCACCTGGACCCCGGCCCCGGTCTTCGACCTGGTCGGCCGGAGCGGTGACGTGGAGCGGCTGGAGCTGGAGAAGACCCTGAACATGGGCGTGGGCATGATCGCGGTCGTGCCGCAGGAGTCGGCCGACGCCGCTCTGACCACGCTGGCCGACCGCGGGGTCGACGCCTGGGTCGCCGGTGAGATCACCGCCCGGGGCGAGCACACCACGGGTGCGGCCCTGGTGGGCGACCACGCCTGA
- the purF gene encoding amidophosphoribosyltransferase yields MPRGDGRLNHDLLPGEKGPQDACGVFGVWAPGEEVAKLTYFGLYALQHRGQESAGIAVSNGSQILVFKDMGLVSQVFDETSLGSLQGHIAVGHARYSTTGASVWENAQPTFRATAHGSIALGHNGNLVNTAQLAEMVAELPKDTNGRSTRVAATNDTDLLTALLAAQVDADGKPLTIEEAAHTVLPQVKGAFSLVFMDEHTLYAARDPQGIRPLVLGRLERGWVVASESAALDICGASYVREIEPGEFVAIDENGLRTSRFAEAKPKGCVFEYVYLARPDTDIAGRNVYLSRVEMGRRLAKEAPAEADLVIATPESGTPAAIGYAEASGIPFGAGLVKNAYVGRTFIQPSQTIRQLGIRLKLNPLKEVIRGKRLVVVDDSIVRGNTQRALVRMLREAGAAEVHIRISSPPVKWPCFFGIDFATRAELIANGMSIDEIGTSLGADSLAYISIDGMIEATTIAKPNLCRACFDGEYPMELPDPELLGKQLLETELAAGPAATAAADAIRRP; encoded by the coding sequence GTGCCACGTGGTGACGGTCGACTCAATCACGATCTGCTCCCCGGCGAGAAAGGCCCCCAGGACGCATGCGGCGTCTTCGGTGTCTGGGCTCCGGGCGAAGAGGTCGCAAAGCTCACGTACTTCGGGCTCTACGCCCTCCAGCATCGGGGCCAGGAATCCGCGGGAATCGCGGTCAGCAACGGCTCCCAGATCCTCGTCTTCAAGGACATGGGCCTCGTCTCCCAGGTCTTCGACGAGACCTCGCTCGGTTCGCTCCAGGGTCACATCGCGGTCGGACACGCCCGCTACTCGACCACCGGCGCCTCCGTGTGGGAGAACGCCCAGCCGACGTTCCGCGCCACCGCGCACGGCTCGATCGCGCTCGGCCACAACGGCAACCTGGTCAACACGGCCCAGCTCGCCGAGATGGTCGCCGAACTGCCCAAGGACACCAACGGCCGCTCGACCCGTGTCGCGGCCACCAACGACACCGACCTGCTGACGGCCCTGCTGGCCGCCCAGGTCGACGCCGACGGCAAGCCGCTGACCATCGAGGAGGCGGCCCACACCGTCCTCCCGCAGGTCAAGGGCGCCTTCAGCCTCGTCTTCATGGACGAGCACACGCTGTACGCCGCCCGCGACCCGCAGGGCATTCGCCCGCTGGTCCTCGGCCGGCTGGAGCGCGGCTGGGTGGTCGCCTCCGAGTCCGCCGCCCTCGACATCTGCGGCGCCAGCTATGTGCGCGAGATCGAGCCGGGCGAGTTCGTCGCCATCGACGAGAACGGCCTCCGTACGTCGCGATTCGCAGAAGCGAAGCCCAAGGGCTGTGTCTTCGAGTACGTCTACCTGGCCCGCCCCGACACCGACATCGCCGGTCGCAACGTCTATCTGTCCCGGGTCGAGATGGGCCGCCGGCTGGCGAAGGAGGCCCCCGCCGAGGCCGACCTCGTCATAGCGACGCCGGAGTCCGGCACCCCCGCCGCCATCGGCTACGCGGAGGCGTCCGGCATCCCCTTCGGCGCCGGCCTGGTCAAGAACGCCTATGTCGGACGGACGTTCATCCAGCCCTCGCAGACCATCCGCCAGCTCGGGATCCGGCTGAAGCTGAACCCGCTGAAGGAGGTCATCCGGGGCAAGCGCCTGGTCGTCGTCGACGACTCGATCGTCCGCGGCAACACCCAGCGCGCCCTGGTGCGCATGCTCCGCGAGGCCGGCGCCGCCGAGGTCCACATCCGGATCTCCTCGCCGCCGGTGAAGTGGCCGTGCTTCTTCGGCATCGACTTCGCCACCCGCGCCGAGCTGATCGCCAACGGCATGAGCATCGACGAGATCGGCACCTCGCTGGGCGCCGACTCCCTGGCGTACATCTCCATCGACGGCATGATCGAGGCGACCACCATCGCCAAGCCGAACCTGTGCCGCGCCTGCTTCGACGGCGAGTACCCGATGGAACTCCCCGACCCGGAGCTGCTCGGCAAGCAGCTGCTGGAGACCGAGCTGGCCGCAGGGCCCGCCGCCACGGCCGCGGCCGACGCCATCCGTCGCCCGTAG
- a CDS encoding maleylpyruvate isomerase family mycothiol-dependent enzyme, whose product MPPAKKRTRTYDPIRTRTAVLAQFDAVRDAVRGLTPEHLASPTRLGDWTVRELIAHIGMAATAIGRALDLPEPARQDAALLDWPFATSDSAPAIDAFTRRLAAEHPDPGAYLDGVGQELRARLNAHPGNRLLATNAGALPLADYLVTRAVELVVHTDDLNAAVPGLDVPYDRQALAAATRLLADALAHKAPGGSTEVRIPPYAVVQCVEGPRHTRGTPPNVVETDPLTWLRLATGRLAWRDALARPGTTASGERADLGALLPLMC is encoded by the coding sequence ATGCCCCCGGCCAAGAAGCGCACCAGGACCTACGACCCGATCCGGACCCGCACGGCGGTCCTCGCCCAGTTCGACGCCGTACGGGACGCCGTGCGCGGTCTCACCCCGGAACACCTCGCGTCGCCCACCCGGCTCGGGGACTGGACGGTCCGGGAACTGATCGCGCACATCGGGATGGCGGCCACCGCGATCGGCCGCGCCCTGGACCTGCCCGAGCCCGCCCGGCAGGACGCCGCCCTGCTCGACTGGCCGTTCGCGACCTCGGACAGCGCCCCGGCCATCGACGCGTTCACCCGGCGGCTCGCCGCCGAGCACCCCGACCCCGGCGCCTATCTCGACGGTGTGGGGCAGGAGTTGCGCGCCCGGCTGAACGCCCACCCGGGCAACCGCCTGCTGGCCACCAACGCGGGCGCCCTGCCGCTCGCCGACTACCTCGTCACCCGCGCCGTCGAACTCGTCGTCCACACCGACGACCTGAACGCCGCGGTTCCGGGCCTGGACGTCCCGTACGACCGCCAGGCGCTCGCCGCGGCCACCCGCCTGCTCGCCGACGCCCTCGCCCACAAGGCGCCCGGCGGTTCCACCGAGGTGCGGATCCCGCCGTACGCCGTCGTCCAGTGCGTCGAGGGCCCCCGGCACACCCGCGGCACCCCGCCCAACGTCGTGGAGACCGACCCGCTGACCTGGCTCCGCCTCGCCACTGGCCGTCTCGCCTGGCGGGACGCGCTCGCCCGGCCCGGGACCACCGCGAGCGGCGAGCGGGCCGACCTCGGCGCGCTGCTGCCGCTGATGTGCTGA
- the purL gene encoding phosphoribosylformylglycinamidine synthase subunit PurL: MSRTPLDTVEHAAATPDVELPWAELGLKKDEYERVVEILGRRPTGAELAMYSVMWSEHCSYKSSKVHLRQFGEKAPESDAMLVGIGENAGVVDVGQGYAVTFKVESHNHPSYVEPYQGAATGVGGIVRDIIAMGARPVAVVDPLRFGAADHPDTKRVLPGVVAGIGGYGNCLGLPNIGGEVVFDACYQGNPLVNAGAIGVMKHEDIHLAKASGAGNKVILYGARTGGDGIGGASILASETFDDAKPSKRPAVQVGDPFQEKLLIECTLEAFAEKLVVGIQDLGAAGLSCATSELASNGSGGMRVTLDDVPLRDSTLSPEEILMSESQERMCAVVEPEKVDRFLEICAKWDVIATVIGEVTDGDRLEIYWHGGKIVDVDPRTVAHEGPVYERPYARPSWQDALQADDANKLPRPESAEELKAQVLKLVASPNQASKKWITQQYDHFVQGNTVLAMPEDSGMIRIDEETGLGVALATDGNGRYAKLDPYTGAQLALAEAYRNVATTGARPLAVSDCLNFGSPEDPAVMWQFTEAVRGLADGCLQLGTPVTGGNVSLYNQTGEVAIHPTPVVAVLGVIDDVARRTPAAFQEEGQLIYLLGDTREEFGGSAWSQVVHDHLGGLPPVVDLERERLLAEILISASRDGMVDSAHDLSDGGLVQAVVESALLGGKGARLVVPDGLDAFTFLLSESAGRAIVSVPRSEEVRFTDMCGARGLPATRIGVVDGDTVEVQGEFALTLDELREAHEGTIPALLA, from the coding sequence ATGAGCAGGACGCCTCTGGACACGGTCGAGCACGCGGCCGCGACCCCCGACGTCGAGCTGCCCTGGGCCGAACTGGGCCTGAAGAAGGACGAGTACGAGCGGGTCGTGGAGATCCTCGGCCGCCGCCCGACCGGCGCCGAGCTGGCCATGTACTCCGTGATGTGGTCCGAGCACTGCTCGTACAAGTCCTCCAAGGTGCATCTGCGCCAGTTCGGCGAGAAGGCCCCCGAGTCCGACGCGATGCTCGTCGGCATCGGCGAGAACGCCGGTGTCGTGGACGTCGGCCAGGGCTACGCCGTCACCTTCAAGGTGGAGTCGCACAACCACCCCTCGTACGTGGAGCCCTACCAGGGCGCGGCCACCGGCGTCGGCGGCATCGTGCGCGACATCATCGCGATGGGCGCCCGCCCGGTCGCCGTCGTGGACCCGCTGCGCTTCGGCGCCGCCGACCACCCCGACACCAAGCGGGTGCTGCCCGGCGTGGTCGCGGGCATCGGCGGCTACGGCAACTGCCTGGGCCTGCCCAACATCGGCGGCGAGGTCGTCTTCGACGCCTGCTACCAGGGCAACCCGCTGGTCAACGCCGGTGCCATCGGCGTCATGAAGCACGAGGACATCCACCTCGCCAAGGCGTCCGGCGCGGGCAACAAGGTCATCCTGTACGGGGCCAGGACCGGCGGCGACGGCATCGGCGGCGCCTCCATCCTCGCCTCCGAGACCTTCGACGATGCCAAGCCGTCCAAGCGCCCCGCCGTCCAGGTCGGCGACCCCTTCCAGGAGAAGCTGCTCATCGAGTGCACCCTGGAGGCGTTCGCCGAGAAGCTGGTCGTCGGCATCCAGGACCTCGGCGCGGCCGGCCTGTCCTGCGCCACCTCCGAGCTGGCCTCCAACGGCTCCGGCGGCATGCGCGTCACCCTGGACGACGTCCCGCTGCGCGACTCGACGCTCTCGCCCGAGGAGATCCTCATGAGCGAGTCGCAGGAGCGCATGTGCGCGGTCGTGGAGCCGGAGAAGGTCGACCGGTTCCTGGAGATCTGCGCCAAGTGGGACGTCATCGCCACCGTCATCGGTGAGGTCACCGACGGCGACCGCCTGGAGATCTACTGGCACGGCGGCAAGATCGTCGACGTCGACCCGCGCACGGTCGCGCACGAGGGCCCCGTCTACGAGCGCCCCTACGCCCGCCCGTCCTGGCAGGACGCCCTCCAGGCCGACGACGCGAACAAGCTGCCCCGGCCGGAGTCGGCCGAGGAGCTGAAGGCGCAGGTCCTGAAGCTGGTGGCCTCGCCCAACCAGGCGTCCAAGAAGTGGATCACCCAGCAGTACGACCACTTCGTGCAGGGCAACACCGTGCTGGCCATGCCCGAGGACTCCGGCATGATCCGCATCGACGAGGAGACCGGCCTCGGCGTCGCCCTCGCCACGGACGGCAACGGCCGCTACGCCAAGCTCGACCCGTACACCGGTGCGCAGCTCGCGCTGGCGGAGGCGTACCGCAACGTCGCCACCACGGGCGCCAGGCCGCTGGCGGTCTCCGACTGCCTGAACTTCGGCTCGCCCGAGGACCCGGCGGTCATGTGGCAGTTCACCGAGGCCGTGCGCGGTCTCGCGGACGGCTGCCTCCAGCTCGGCACGCCGGTGACCGGCGGCAACGTCTCGCTCTACAACCAGACCGGCGAGGTGGCCATCCACCCGACGCCGGTCGTCGCCGTCCTCGGTGTGATCGACGACGTGGCCCGCCGCACCCCGGCCGCCTTCCAGGAGGAGGGCCAGCTGATCTACCTTCTCGGCGACACCCGCGAGGAGTTCGGCGGTTCGGCCTGGTCGCAGGTGGTCCACGACCACCTCGGCGGTCTGCCGCCCGTGGTCGACCTGGAGCGCGAGCGGCTGCTGGCCGAGATCCTGATCTCCGCCTCCCGCGACGGCATGGTCGACTCCGCGCACGACCTGTCCGACGGCGGCCTGGTCCAGGCCGTCGTGGAGTCCGCGCTGCTCGGCGGCAAGGGCGCGCGGCTGGTCGTCCCGGACGGCCTGGACGCGTTCACCTTCCTGCTCTCCGAGTCGGCCGGGCGCGCGATCGTCTCCGTGCCGCGCTCGGAGGAGGTCCGCTTCACCGACATGTGCGGCGCGCGCGGCCTGCCCGCCACCCGGATCGGTGTCGTCGACGGCGACACGGTCGAGGTGCAGGGCGAGTTCGCGCTGACGCTGGACGAGCTGCGCGAGGCCCACGAGGGCACCATCCCGGCGCTGCTCGCCTGA
- the purQ gene encoding phosphoribosylformylglycinamidine synthase subunit PurQ, with product MTARIGVVTFPGSLDDRDTQRAIRLAGAEPVALWHKDKDLRQVDAVVLPGGFSYGDYLRAGAISRFSPVMETVIEQAKAGLPVLGICNGFQVLTEAHLLPGGMLGNDHLHFICRDQKLRVENAETAWTADYTAGQEIHIPLKNMDGRYVADRYTLDKLEAEGRVAFRYLDVNPNGSLNDIAGVTNEAGNVVGLMPHPEHATEPLIGTGRTDGLPFFTSILKKLVTA from the coding sequence GTGACCGCTCGTATTGGCGTCGTCACTTTCCCGGGCAGCCTCGACGACCGCGACACCCAGCGGGCGATCCGCCTGGCGGGCGCCGAACCGGTCGCCCTCTGGCACAAGGACAAGGACCTCAGGCAGGTCGACGCGGTCGTCCTGCCCGGCGGCTTCTCCTACGGCGACTATCTGCGGGCCGGTGCCATCTCCCGCTTCTCGCCGGTGATGGAGACCGTCATCGAGCAGGCGAAGGCAGGTCTGCCGGTCCTCGGCATCTGCAACGGCTTCCAGGTCCTCACCGAGGCCCACCTGCTCCCCGGCGGCATGCTCGGCAACGACCACCTGCACTTCATCTGCCGCGACCAGAAGCTGCGGGTGGAGAACGCGGAGACCGCCTGGACCGCCGACTACACGGCCGGCCAGGAGATCCACATCCCGCTGAAGAACATGGACGGCCGCTACGTGGCCGACCGGTACACGCTGGACAAGCTGGAGGCCGAGGGGCGGGTCGCCTTCCGCTACCTCGACGTCAACCCCAACGGCTCGCTCAACGACATCGCCGGCGTCACCAACGAGGCCGGCAACGTGGTCGGCCTGATGCCGCACCCCGAGCACGCCACCGAGCCGCTGATCGGCACCGGCCGCACCGACGGCCTCCCGTTCTTCACCTCGATCCTCAAGAAGCTGGTCACCGCATGA
- the purS gene encoding phosphoribosylformylglycinamidine synthase subunit PurS, producing MARVVVDVMLKPEILDPQGQAVQRALPRLGFDGISDVRQGKRFELEVDGPVDEAALARIHDLAESFLANTVIEDFTVKVESDDVVAGAAK from the coding sequence GTGGCACGCGTCGTAGTCGACGTCATGCTCAAGCCGGAGATCCTCGACCCCCAGGGCCAGGCGGTGCAGCGCGCACTGCCGCGCCTGGGTTTCGACGGCATCTCCGACGTACGTCAGGGAAAGCGATTCGAACTGGAAGTGGACGGGCCCGTCGACGAGGCCGCGCTCGCCCGCATTCACGATCTTGCCGAATCCTTCCTCGCCAACACCGTCATCGAGGACTTCACCGTCAAGGTCGAGTCCGACGACGTGGTTGCGGGGGCCGCGAAGTGA
- a CDS encoding histone-like nucleoid-structuring protein Lsr2 codes for MAQRVVVTLFDDIDGSEAAETIAFGLDGRFYEIDLNQTNAKKLRKALEPYVEAGRKRSRSGKAYRQTEVAPDPAAVRAWAQANKMDVPARGRIPKKVYEAFSAAQ; via the coding sequence GTGGCGCAGCGTGTCGTGGTCACTCTCTTTGACGACATCGACGGCTCGGAAGCGGCGGAGACGATCGCCTTCGGACTCGACGGCAGGTTCTACGAGATCGACCTGAACCAAACCAATGCCAAGAAACTGCGTAAGGCGCTGGAGCCCTACGTCGAGGCGGGCCGCAAGCGGTCCAGGTCGGGCAAGGCCTACCGGCAGACGGAGGTGGCCCCCGACCCGGCCGCCGTCAGGGCCTGGGCACAGGCCAACAAGATGGACGTGCCGGCCCGCGGACGCATCCCCAAGAAGGTCTACGAGGCGTTCAGCGCGGCCCAGTGA
- a CDS encoding ABC transporter ATP-binding protein gives MDRNEHEHVIEVTDLRRVYGGGFEAVRGITFHVKQGEIFALLGTNGAGKTSTVEVLEGLAAPSAGRVRVLGHDPFTERAAVRPRTGVMLQEGGFPSELTVSETTRMWAGCVSGARDPREALALVGLERRADVRVKQLSGGERRRLDLALALLGDPEVLFLDEPTTGLDAEGRRDTWDLVRALRDAGTTVLLTTHYLEEAEGLADRLAILHEGRIAVSGTPAEVTAAQPSRISFELPAGYFPGDLPPLAALGVCGHDVQGRVLRLHTRELQRTATELLLWARRSGLALHGLDARSASLEEAFLTIAREVSAPGEPAEPRKPEHAV, from the coding sequence ATGGACAGGAACGAACACGAGCACGTGATTGAGGTCACCGACCTACGACGTGTGTACGGGGGCGGGTTCGAGGCCGTACGCGGCATCACGTTTCACGTGAAACAAGGAGAGATCTTCGCCCTGCTCGGCACCAACGGCGCCGGAAAGACCTCGACGGTCGAGGTGCTGGAGGGGCTGGCCGCGCCGTCCGCGGGACGCGTCCGGGTGCTGGGCCACGACCCCTTCACCGAGCGGGCCGCCGTACGGCCGCGTACCGGCGTGATGCTCCAGGAGGGCGGCTTCCCCTCCGAACTGACCGTCAGCGAGACCACACGGATGTGGGCGGGCTGTGTGAGCGGAGCCCGCGACCCCCGGGAAGCCCTCGCCCTGGTCGGTCTGGAGCGGCGCGCGGACGTCCGGGTGAAGCAGTTGTCCGGCGGTGAGCGGCGCCGGCTGGACCTGGCGCTCGCCCTGCTCGGCGACCCCGAGGTGCTGTTCCTGGACGAGCCGACCACCGGGCTGGACGCCGAGGGCCGCCGGGACACCTGGGACCTGGTCCGGGCCCTGCGTGACGCGGGCACCACCGTGCTGCTCACCACGCACTACCTGGAGGAGGCCGAGGGCCTCGCCGATCGGCTCGCGATCCTGCACGAGGGGCGCATCGCCGTATCCGGCACCCCGGCCGAGGTCACGGCCGCACAGCCGTCCCGGATCTCCTTCGAGCTGCCCGCCGGCTACTTCCCCGGCGATCTCCCGCCGCTCGCCGCCCTGGGTGTGTGCGGGCACGACGTGCAGGGCCGCGTCCTACGGCTGCACACCAGGGAGTTGCAGCGCACCGCCACCGAACTGCTCCTGTGGGCCCGGCGGTCCGGGCTCGCGCTGCACGGCCTGGACGCCCGGTCGGCCTCACTGGAGGAGGCGTTCCTGACCATCGCCCGAGAGGTATCGGCACCCGGCGAGCCCGCGGAGCCGAGGAAGCCGGAGCACGCCGTATGA
- a CDS encoding ABC transporter permease, translating into MTSIATPIGTARADRASSTPRSRMTALARAELTLFVRSRSTLVAAGLVPLVLPFSLHSAAEGMNLKDAGLTVGLVMLPAALGFSLLFAVYSTLVGVFVARREQLVLKRLRTGEARDTEILAGTALPALVTGLGQSLILIAACTALLHVPAPHAPHLAVLGLLLGLALCLTLAAVTAGLTRTTESAQVTSIPLIMVSAVGSGIGVPLEILPDRVAHLCELLPLTPAITLLRGGWTGGLSGFEVLRALVLALVWLTLAVFAVRRWFRWEPRR; encoded by the coding sequence ATGACCAGCATCGCCACCCCCATCGGCACGGCCCGCGCCGACCGGGCGTCCAGCACACCGCGGAGCCGTATGACCGCCCTCGCCCGCGCCGAACTGACCCTGTTCGTACGGAGCCGGAGCACCCTCGTCGCCGCCGGACTCGTCCCGCTGGTGCTGCCGTTCAGCCTGCACTCGGCGGCCGAGGGGATGAACCTCAAGGACGCCGGGCTCACCGTCGGGCTCGTCATGCTGCCCGCCGCCCTCGGCTTCTCCCTGCTGTTCGCCGTGTACTCCACGCTCGTCGGCGTGTTCGTCGCCCGGCGCGAGCAGCTCGTCCTCAAGCGGCTGCGCACGGGTGAGGCGCGGGACACCGAGATCCTGGCCGGGACCGCGCTCCCGGCGCTCGTCACGGGGCTCGGGCAGTCGCTGATCCTCATTGCCGCCTGTACGGCCCTGCTGCATGTGCCCGCCCCGCACGCGCCCCACCTCGCCGTGCTCGGGCTGCTGCTGGGGCTGGCGCTGTGCCTGACCCTGGCTGCGGTCACCGCGGGCCTGACCCGCACCACGGAGAGCGCCCAGGTCACCTCGATCCCGCTGATCATGGTGTCGGCGGTGGGCTCAGGGATCGGCGTCCCGCTGGAGATCCTTCCCGACCGGGTGGCCCACCTGTGCGAACTGCTCCCCCTGACCCCGGCGATCACCCTGCTGCGCGGCGGCTGGACCGGCGGGCTCAGCGGGTTCGAGGTGCTGCGGGCCCTGGTGCTCGCCCTGGTCTGGCTGACGCTCGCGGTGTTCGCTGTGCGACGGTGGTTCCGCTGGGAGCCCCGGCGCTGA
- a CDS encoding sensor histidine kinase, whose amino-acid sequence MFDGIRRWQRRQWRERSKAERVELHSVIMLCAAEWVFSLTWMAPPVVAGVRHRPLPLVLAGLLIVVGVLQCAAANRLAQPAFDHFLGRSRLSGRALTTSFGLLVAALVLPFALIAADGLDPWAARLAVGAALLMFGLVYALIVSVPVFLRRSAVVGLLVMAADALTVQEPADVLMIAVLVAFTIGFALLAARCSAWTLSVLWEAERAREVEARLAVAEERLRFGRDLHDVLGRNLAVIALKAELAVQWGRRGRPDAVEQMIEVQRLAQESQREVRAVVRGYREADLGAELAGAQGVLAAAGIDCAVTGSATRLPAAAQSALGWVVREAATNVLRHGDARQCAISLRVRDGWAELTVENDGVPETPPGGRPGSGLAGLRERLSELDGLLHAGPAGPGRFRLTAEVPLPAEAGRTRSGPGTGTGTGTGTGTEQEAAQKLVSGSESESESESESESVEGAMAEETRSVREAGGIGR is encoded by the coding sequence GTGTTCGACGGCATCCGGCGGTGGCAGCGGCGGCAGTGGCGGGAGCGCAGCAAGGCGGAACGGGTCGAGCTGCACAGCGTGATCATGCTGTGCGCGGCGGAGTGGGTGTTCTCGCTCACCTGGATGGCGCCCCCGGTCGTCGCCGGGGTGCGTCACCGGCCGCTGCCCCTCGTCCTCGCGGGGCTGCTGATCGTCGTCGGTGTGCTCCAGTGCGCGGCCGCCAACCGGCTCGCCCAGCCCGCCTTCGACCACTTCCTGGGCCGCAGTCGGCTGTCCGGACGCGCGCTGACCACCTCCTTCGGGCTGCTGGTCGCGGCGCTCGTCCTGCCGTTCGCGCTGATCGCCGCCGACGGGCTCGACCCCTGGGCGGCCCGGCTCGCGGTCGGTGCCGCCCTGCTGATGTTCGGCCTCGTCTACGCGCTGATCGTGTCCGTCCCCGTGTTCCTGCGCCGGTCCGCCGTGGTGGGGCTGCTCGTCATGGCGGCGGACGCCCTCACCGTCCAGGAACCCGCCGACGTCCTGATGATCGCGGTGCTGGTCGCCTTCACCATCGGCTTCGCGCTGCTGGCCGCGCGTTGCAGCGCCTGGACGCTGTCCGTGCTGTGGGAGGCCGAACGCGCCCGCGAGGTCGAGGCGCGGCTGGCCGTCGCCGAGGAGCGGCTGCGCTTCGGACGGGACCTGCACGACGTGCTGGGCCGCAATCTCGCGGTGATCGCGCTGAAGGCCGAGCTGGCCGTGCAGTGGGGGCGGCGCGGACGGCCCGACGCGGTGGAGCAGATGATCGAGGTGCAGCGGCTGGCGCAGGAGTCCCAGCGGGAGGTGCGTGCCGTGGTCCGCGGCTACCGGGAGGCCGACCTCGGGGCGGAACTCGCCGGTGCCCAAGGGGTGCTGGCCGCCGCGGGCATCGACTGCGCCGTCACCGGCTCGGCCACCCGGCTGCCCGCCGCGGCGCAGTCAGCGCTCGGCTGGGTGGTCCGCGAGGCCGCCACCAATGTGCTGCGGCACGGCGACGCGCGGCAGTGCGCCATCTCCCTGCGGGTACGCGACGGCTGGGCCGAGCTGACGGTCGAGAACGACGGCGTGCCCGAGACGCCGCCCGGCGGCCGGCCGGGCTCCGGCCTCGCGGGACTCCGCGAACGCCTCTCGGAACTCGACGGCCTGCTGCACGCGGGGCCCGCGGGCCCCGGCCGCTTCCGGCTGACCGCCGAGGTGCCGCTCCCGGCCGAGGCGGGCCGGACACGGTCCGGACCGGGGACGGGGACGGGGACGGGGACGGGGACGGGGACGGAGCAGGAGGCAGCACAGAAGCTGGTGTCAGGGTCGGAGTCGGAGTCGGAGTCGGAGTCGGAGTCGGAGTCGGTGGAGGGTGCCATGGCGGAGGAGACACGGTCGGTGCGTGAGGCCGGTGGGATCGGCAGATGA